TGTGCTAATAATTTTTAGTTGTCTTTGTGTGTGTAACAACTTTTAAGTGAGGGTTCAGTTTGACTTCTGAAGTCTCTAGGGGTGTTTCTTGCTCTGAGACTTGTAACTGGGCAACAGTGATTTGTAGAAAAATCCAGTTTAAATACAGGATTAGGAAAGAGTGAGCAGGaatgagaaatttggaaatattacactgaacaaacaaaaaatagttCCAGTTTAGACCTGGGGACTAAGAAGATCTGACCATTCAAATGGAACCAAAGTGAAGGCTTTTGAGCAGCAAAactaaagaaattatttatgatAGCTTAAATGTGTAACATGCTTTCTGTCCTGTTCCTGGTCATGAATGATTTACCTTCCAGGCTGGTATCCCAGTGtttcacacagaaaatgagTTACAGAAGGTATCACTTCTGGTTCCCACTTAAAAGAGTCCAATCCAGCCACTTTTGTTACCTTTCTTCACGccaccaccccccccaccccccaccccacagTAAGTACTTGTTGTGAGTAGGTTTGCACCTTTTGAATTTCCCAAGATCCTTTGTGTAGAAAATGTAACTTTTACCAATGAAATCTCCTAGCAAACACCTTAGCTATTTGCCTGCAAGAGGTGgtattttcacatatttttaatctttttcatCTTGTATTCCTTCTCTATGGTCTATCCAGCCCTCTTCAAAACATTTGTAAACAACAAAGTAGACCTTCTCTCAGTAATTTCATGCTACTGGCTGAATCTTCGGAAGCACGTAGGCCTCAAAATGGGGAACTGATTTTTAAGGTGAGGTGCACCTTAGACTTCCTTATAGATGTTACAGCTTTGGAGTATCTTGATAAAATAATTCGATAACTTCACTTTGTTTTACTcttacacacatacacacacattaATTTCAATTATAGCTGATGGAAGAATTATCTGGACCCTTCAGTGTGGGTGTGAATCCTGGGTTACTCGCAAGGAGCTAAGACTCTTAAGTAAGGTTTAATGTAGATGTACTTTGCAATTCAAATAAGACATTCATttatattcattattttatatGAAAATGTGTCTTAGAAGTGGTTTTGTCTGTGAAATACACCCAAGTAATATTACAGATGAAAGAGCAGTAGAACTTGGctatcttttattttctgcttggttaaaaaaacaacagattATCAAAAGACAGATGTTGATTTGGAAGAGGACAAAGTACTTGGAAAGCGATTAGCTGAGagagatgaaaataaaggaatagATAGAActacaaaattattattaagaAATCCAGTGTAAGCTCTTCTATTCAGAAGTGTGGTTCATATTCTTTCTGATCTGCTAGCATCTTGTTTGCATCTCTGCTGGTGATTTATGGTTTGTCTGCTACATGAATGTTGAAGTTGGGAATAGATTTTTCAAGTAGATTTGCTTTGTATGGCCACAAATTGATTTTACACAAAACCTAGTATGTTTACACAAAATCTAgtatgttatttttttctactttttttttttttttccctctagaaAGAGGGATCAGTAGGcctatttgattttttttccccttttggtTTTTAATCTTATCACCTCTTTTAATCTTTCGTGTGTTTCACAGTCTTTAACTTCAAAGTGTAATTGCAATGATGCAGCTGCTTAATGAATTGCtacatttaatattttcccCCTAAGAGCGGTATTTCTTCTTTGCATCTATAATTGGATCATGCTACTGCTGTCCCTGATGGAAATGCCAAGTTTCATATTCACCATACACCTGAGCACATGCTTCTAGACTTGGtaatcttaatatttttttttctatttatttatcaAAATTGACTTCGATTACACACATTTTCTTTGTGCTGGAATTTTATTGCAGAGGAAATTAAAGGGGAAATGCCACCATGTGCCTCTTGCGGATGAGTTTTCAGATTCAGAGTGGGCCTTTGTATCCCACCGCTGCATGTCTTGAATGTGAGATGTATCATAcctcagagcccagctccagggcaaCATAAAGATAACACAGATTTGGAAAGGGGGATCGATTTTAGAGCAAGCATTACCTgttgctgctctgtgcacatTCCTGCAGGCGTGGCCATTATTTTCCACGCTGGTAGTGACTACAGCCAGCGTGGCTGCCACAGAACACCGCGCATCCCATCTCACTGCAGGCAGGCGGGAGGTGATTAATTTTCATTGTTGCTGCATCTGAAGgattcccctttcccctcctaCACTACCTTGGCCCCTTTAGGAAGATTTTCATCCATTAAACTCTCCCTTCTCTGTTGGAAGAACTAAATctctttcagcattttcaggCTGGTGATCTAATTTGACAGCTCGTAGGTGATGTCTACTCCTCTTCAAAGAGGCAGGTAGCCCCGGGCTAGCCAGCTGCATTGTGGATTCTGCAGATTTGccttgctgttcctgctgggtgTCATCTGTCTTCTCAGTCTTGCGCTGGATAATTTTTGTCCTCCCCAGCATCATCTGCCTGAGCAGTTTCTGCCTGGCAGGCCTGTCTGTCCAGGTTGAGCATCAAACGCAGTGGCCACCCGGCTAATGTGACAAGGCACTCCTCCAAAGAGCGCAGCCCGGGGCCTGCTTTGGCCAGCATCGGCATCGCAGCCCGCAAACTTCCAGCCATCACGATCATGGTCTTGCTCTCCCATCACGGGTGCAGCCCATGGACTTATTCTGCTGGCACAAAGTATGTGCCCCGCCTCGCCCTCTTAAGGGCCGTCGCTCCGATTCCTCCCATCTGGGCAGATGTCTGCCTCAACAGGTTTGGGTTTTCCTGCCTGTTGCCGGCATTTGACTCGGACACCGCCACTTGGATGAAATAATCCTTTCGTGGATTATCATCGCCAGACAGCCTGTGGGGGAAATGACAGGACTCGGCACGTTCATCTGAAGATTTTGCAATTCAGAGTGCTGCTAACGCTAATGGGAAGTGGCAGGGTGATCCCTAAAAGAGAAAGCGGGTTCCATTGCACGGCAAAAATGACAGAGGTTGTTTAGCCTATCTTCAAAAAATATACATGATGACTACATATGTTGATTTTCATGCTGCAAGCCATAGCTATTTCCATATTTTTGTGACTTGATGACTACTTTCTACAAACTGACAGGTTAGGGGCTCCACAAGTATTGTCTTTTTATAGCCATCACCTCTTTAAGTCctccttaatttctttaaagTATGTTTTGAAAATAAGCTTGACTGGGCAATGAGAGTAAGCAGgggaacaaaaaacaaaaccaggcaTAAATACAACAAATAgcaaattcttaaaaaaaaaaaaaagaaaaaagaaaaaaaataagcaaaaagcAACATTCTTCAAACAAAGGAGGAATGGTTTCAGAACAGTAGTCCTAGAAACCAATGGAACTATCTGTCACAGGATTTGCCCTCGTTGCAGTCCCATAATTCTGAACCTGACATTAGTCATGATGTAAAAACTCTTTCCTAGAAATGCAGCAGTTACAAAGCTGCTTAACTACAGAATTTCCTTCTTAACAAATAAAAAGCTGGAGCATAGGGCTTAGAGGGGCAAATAACTTGTCTGAGAGGCTATGAAAGGATGGCAGCTAAGCTGGAAAAGGTAAAATTAAGATTTGAACAATTCTAGCCTAAATTAGTAGTGATGATTAAGCCAGCTGGAATATCCTGCAGATATTAATATATGAGCATGGCTATAATTTACTGGTGATTGTCAAATGCTTACATGTTTTGGATTCAAGTGGAAAAATACTAATTTACAGGTTGCAATAGCTGGTCACTTTCAGGAAATAGATAATGTAGAAGGGATCTCTTTTTGAAGTAATTCTTATATTTACGAATTGCCAAATTAATGTAATACAGACTATGAAGGAGTGAAGTAACAATGAAGGAGTGAAAAACTATTTTACATTATATACTTATGCTTAATTTAATAATAGTTAAAGTATTGAATACTTCCCAACGTAAGAATCATTTTACTATTTAGACAGGTTCCAGCTATATTTGGCCTGATATTGGGGGAGATTGTTTCAACAAAACCAATTAACTAATTTTTAAGCCTGAGTTTAGAAGATTATAGACATtgtcaaaaaaacccatataGTAATTTCCATGAGCAGTTTCCAAGCTTTTATGATGTGGCACAGGATTTAATAATAGAATCATTTTTTGTGTCAGTtcaaatagcttttaaaaagtCCCCCTTTCTCCTGAGCCACACAATTGCTCCCATTTATAAAAGCTATGCAGAGTAGAACATGGGcagaactaatttttttttaacaaagaatACATACTAGTCCTGTTTTCTGCTAATAAACTAGTAATTGTTCCAGCTAAACTGGCCCCTTTCTGGTATTCCAGGTAGTATGGAAGCCTTCAGGACACTGAAGGCTGCAGTACCTGTAGCAGAATTTGTGGtccaatttattcttttttgaCCATACAATGACACTGAGAAGTGTGGTATGTATcgcagattaaaaaaaaaaaaaaaagtgtagaagaagaaacaaacttAGATGCAATGGCCTAAATAGAATCGACCTGTTCTAGAAATTGTAGAGTTTATTGAgtagcaggaagaaaaatgtcacAAACAGAAGTTAATATATTGTAATTTATAAGTGGCCAAGAGGCAGGGGAAGAATATTGAAAATATCCTAATGCTCTCACAGGATGGgtcaagttggaagggaccacagtggctCATCttgtccaacctccctgctcaagcagggtcatcccagagcacttgctacaggattgcatccagaaAGTATTTAAGTATCTCCAgggagggagactccacaacccctctggacaatctgttccatgctcagtcacctgcacagtaaagaactTCTTTCTCATATTCAGGCAGAATTTCCTGTGCttcagtttctgcctgttgcctCTTGTCCAACTGCTTGGCAATAGGCAccaagaagagcctggctccatcctcttgttaccctcccttcagatactgataGACATTGATAAGGTTCCCTGTCAGATGTGTCATCTCAGGGCTGAACAAGCCCAGTTTCCTCAGCCTTTCATTGTAAGAAATGCTCCAGTCCCCTAATCAATTTTGTAGCTCTCCACTGGAcctcctccaggagctccaaGTCTTTCTGATACTGAGAGCCTCTCTTgtactttaaaattattttgaaagaaatgtacAGAGATTTTACAccactttctgcttttttaatagTTGTAAAAATAGTCTGCtgctcttttttatttgtttgtttgggctttATTTGTAGCCTGTGTCCAGCAGTTGTTATTCATGTTTACTGCACCTAGAAGCAAACTGAGTTAATGTATGCCTCTTACTATAATTACTGAATCtgagaatcatttaggttgcgaaaaacctctgagatcatcgaaTCCTACCTATGACTAAACACCACCACGTCAACTAGACCAAGCACCCCTcgtccagtctttccttaaacacctccaggtaTGGTGACTCCCAACACCTCCCGAGGCAGCCCATTGTAGTGTCTAACCACCCTTGCTgtggagaaattcctcctgatgtccaacctgaacatCCCCAGACACACCTTGAGGCCATGTCCTGTCCTGTCACGGATTACCTGAGAGAAGCGACCgaccccacctggctacaccctcctttcaggcgtttgtggagagcaggaaggtctctcctgagcctcctctgcctcACGCCAAACACCCGCAGCTCCCTCAAGCCGCCCCTCACAAGGCCATGCCCTCCATCCCCTTCTCCGGACCCGAGCCCGTCTCTCCCCGACAGGAGCCGCCCCCAGGCCCGCAGGTTCGGGAGCGCTCGGGGCTCCTTGGGGGCGGTTCCGGCCGCCGCGGCCGGCGCGCCGCGATGAGCTCACGGCGCGGCAGCGGGCCCGGCGGAAGCGCTGCGGGAGGGAGGCCGGGCtagggccagggccagggccagggccagggccagggctggaccGGGCCGGCCCGGGCTGCGCTGCCCGGGGGCCGCCGAGCGCCATGAGCGGGGCCAGCCCCGCGTCCCCCGGCCGCGGCGgcgcggcagccccgccgctcGCCGACAGGAGACGGGACTCTCCGGCCGCCGGCTCCCCGATCCAGCCCATCATAAAGGGTAAGGAGGGAGAGGTGCGGACCCCCGGAGGTGCCGAGCCCGCTGTGTGACCCCGCGGCAGCGGCGGAGAGACGGCCCAGGGGCCCGGGAGCGGCCGCAGTGTGCCGGGACCTCCCAGGAGCGTCCCGCTGTCTCCGGGATCCCAGCGCCCTCCAGCCCTCCGAGGTGCGGCGGCGTGTGCTGAGGTTTAAAGTTGGACACCTGGGAGCCTTAGCTGGCTCTCGTCTCTCAGAACTGGAAACCTGGGTGTCTCTGTGGCTTTTTTTCGGCCACCGAGGCACTTGCCACGGGCATGGAGTTTGCTGGGAAGTTCTTACTTTTGGCCTTGTTCACCCAAGTTTTGTCGTGGTTAATCCGCGCTCAGAACCGTTCGGACTGGGCAGTGGCTCAGCCCATGCATTATTTACTGCAGTAGAATCCCAAATTGCTAAATAATCTGCACCGGTTTGAACGTGCTGGGATTCAGGGTGTTGAACAAACGCAGGTGGATACAGTAGAGCCCCAGGACAGGTCCATCAGATGGGGCAGGAGGACGCATCCTTTAGATGGCAGTGCCATCTTAAAGTCTTTTTCTGGGACTACATTGTATATTTCTTGAAACAGTATTTGCCATGCTCTCAGACTGCTTTTCAATTTAGCAGGCTTTTTCTTTGTGACATATATTTAAGTAGAAAGTACTCTTTTCCAACACGCAATTTCAAGTCTGGCCCTAGAATACAAGAAAATGCTGACAGTTTTTCTTTGTAGTGAGGATTCCTCCTGTCTTTTGCTGCAGAAGACTCCCACACTTACTCTGTGGATCTCTGTTAAGCTCTCTGGTCTTTTACCAGCACTAAAAATCAGATATGGAATCTGTACTGAAGAGAAAGAGGATTGAGACAAAgggtgctgagctgcagaggagggcGTTCACCTTCAcagaaaggtgtctttggcatCTGGAATAGTGAAATGTGTCTTTGCAATCTGGTTTGTTGTGTTTTATCTAAGCGGGCGGTTCGCTGGATACATAGGTTACCCTACAAATTCTGTTCTGGTGCTCTTTTGTATGTACTTGGTGAGCAATAGTCCTTCCTCACCCTGAGGTACAGTGTGCTGCCTGTGTTGTTTCACCTGGTGTGAGAGTGAGAGAAAAACTAAAATTCTGTCTTTTATTCATCTTCTAGATGTTGGGGAAGTCTATTCAAGACTGCTGGATCACCGACCAGTAATTCAGGGAGAAATACGTTACTTTGTTAAAGAATTTGAGGTAAGTATTTGTATCTTATTGGATGCTGGCAGGGTTTGAACAGCTTTAGCATCTTTTTAGATATCATAGTGGGTACATAACTTTTTTCAAAAGGGTttgacatggatttttttttccaaaaataacaCACCTGTAATATATGTCTTCATCTTTAGCAAACAAGCAAGGCAGTAATTtaggtctttttcttttaaaacttttgaAAAGAACATGtgcttttttggttgttttttttttttcctgcagaagacTGGCAAGAATATTGATGTTGGAGAATAATGTAGTCCTAACATCTTAGAGAAATCCAGTTGGTTCAAGGAAAATTGGCCAGTGTGGGTTTACATCTCTTTGAGAAGCTACTTTATGCCTCAGCTGGATTCAGCTAGCACAGggatggttttttgtttgttttttggttgggttttttttttaatttcattacaCAAGAGAAATTTATACTACTGGAAGAGAAGAGGAACACTTTGtgcaaaacaataaaatcattaaaaatggAATAACTGTTATTTGATTGGCTGCAAATAAGGCTAAAGTACTGAATGTGTAGAAGTGTTTATGTACAGCTTTGCCTGGAAAGTATAATTTGGTTTCCACAAGATGGCAGCAAAAGTTTAGAAAATTTGAATCCTCTGCCAGCAAAAGGCTGTTTCTCTCtagattttctttcttacagAATGTGGAATTTAAAAATGTAGCTGAAAATGCAGCTACACCTCAAAGTTCCAGTATTCAGACCTGGTTTGAATGATATTAAAATGTCTTTCCCCCTCACCCCCCACAACCTAGATTGCAGCTTATGTTTCAAGCAGGTCAGTTTTGTCTCTGCTGGTTTAGCAAAACATGGATATGAAATAAACTCTCATCAGATCTGTATCATATGGGCTTGAGAGTCCCaagttatttcttttctctgctttccctaAGCAAGCTATAGGATACAGTAAGTAGTTTTAAATGTCATTCTGtaggaaggaaaatattaaacacATGGACAAAATTAGAATTTGTATCTTTAGGTTGATAATTCATGTATTTGTCTCGTTTCACCTGAAGTCTTGTTCTGTTTCTTAGACAAATTTAATATATTCTTAGAtcttttttttgaaatttagtTACTGTTTTATAGGGGGAAAAATAGCAAAGTAGGggattatttaaatttttgcaattcagaatttcttttaaGTGGGGTTAGGACCACTGGCACCCAAAAATTCCACTTGTTTCTACCTTTGAGATATGTGCTTGTTTTTTCAATGATTAGCACCTAGTGTGCAAGGAATGGAGATTTGCATTCAGGTAATCTGAAACCTGTTTAATTAAGGAGTTTTGCTTGCCTGTGCtccttttctgaatttttaaaatgggTGTGGTGATCCCTTTCCCATTTCATGTGATAGGGTATTTTTTGTTTAGGTagagtttttttccaaagtaaaaTTCTGGTGAAATTCAGAGTGGGAATAGTGCTGTGGCTTCagaaaaatagattattttGTAAATTTAGACAATAAAATGAGATCTTGCTGTACTTATAATTAATCATGATGAGCAGTGATCTAGAAGAGCTGTCTCTTTAGTCAGCTATGTTATATTATTTTTAGTCAACTTCATTGCTTTACTTCAGTTTAAACAATTTtacttgctttgttttcatctcCTGCCATACTAAATGTGCAGGGTCAGACATCAAGCAAGCAGAATCACTACTATGTTATTTCTCAGTAACCAACCAagttataaaaattaaatgctttcaaGCTCTGTTGCTTTCTGTTGTTTTAGAGATGCTGTAAATTATCTGTACAAAACAGGACATTTTTCCCCACAGTGTGTAAATAGTTAATACTGTCTTTTCTCACAAGGGCCAGAGGAGTCATTCAGaggatttttgtattttaatgtgAAGAATGGAACATTGCTCTCTTTTTTTGACAATTTTATCTATGTTGTTAAATAAGTAGAGTAACACTTCAGTAGACAATGGTCTAGTCTTTGAGATAAAGCTGGGAAATCATCTCTAATTTGTGAAGTGAAATTCCTTGCTAGCCACTCActctctttcatttttgtgCCAGGAAAAACGTGGCCTCCGAGAGCTGCGAGTACTTGAAAATCTCAAAAATACGATCTTTGAAGCAAATGAACGTGTTCTTCCAAAGTGTGAGCAGGCAATGCAAGACAATTTGAGTGAAACCTTCAAGAGATGTAAGCAGGTTGCTTCTAATTGCTCTCGATGCATCATTTTGAGGAGTAATTTAAGTAGTTTGGATTCAAAATATGTTCTGTTAAAAAATTACCACTCTTatgtaattttctgttctttatgTGCTGTGTTCTCACTTCTGTGCAACTTTGAAAAGGAAACAACAGGGATGTTTTTTGATTCGTAGTAGTCCAGCCAATCAGCTCTTGTTAAAGTTACTTTAGAGTTTTTTGTGGGTTTAAGTAAAAGCTGTTTCAgctcattcttttcctattcaCTTGGAAACAGTGTTCCACGTTGACTAAAGCCATGGACAAAATTTCAGTTTCCCGGTTTGTTGCAATCATTGTTGTGATGTGAACTTCAAGTTTCTTAATTTTCCCACAGGAGTGCATAATACTGTCTCCCTTAATTCCCTTAAACCAAAACTTTCTGCTGTATAGctataaaatttattattattattcagtCACAAATTGGGAAGTAATAATAATTGCATACTAATCTTAGTTTCATCCTTATTAACATATTTCTTTACTGCTTGGATTTTAGAAGAATGTTTGAAATTTGTACTAGTTTTTAAATGCGCTTTTTTCCCTTACTCATTTAGCAGCATGGCTTCTTCAAAAGACATTCTAAGAGAGTGTGGGTACACAGCTTTAGTTGCCAAATTTATGCAGTTGAAACATGCCACTGTAGGTTTTGTTACAATTTGTGTGGCATGTTGTATAAGCATTTAATTTCCTATAAATTATTTATAGGGCGTCTGGCATATGCAGAATAGCAAATGCTAGATGGTGCTTTCCACAGCAAAAGGATTGCAGGAAAACATTGAAACTTAAAATTTAGTCATGCAAACAAGGCATCCTAATACCATCTAACTGGGATGAACCTTCGATGCTGCTCCCTGACTTTCTCATGGCCAGCTGTGCAGTACATCTTCAGTAATGGAATCTCAGAATGGTTgaagtgggaagggacctctggagcagcagcagcttgagCCAGTTGTCCAGGACTGCATCCAGTTGCTGCTTGGGAAATTAGTGTATTTAATTCTGTGTTAAATAAGTTTTGCGGAGTGGGGGGGGAAGTGCATAGGAATGCAATTCCTATTTCCATTGACAATTTTCCAGGCTTAGTCTCTGGGAGAGAAGAGATGGACTCATAAAGATGTTAAAGAGCATAAAGATGTACATGTGGAGTCTGTACGCAgctgatggggaaaaaattaaaaaaaaaaaaaacctcaactaACTTAAGAGTTAGAGTTTGATCACCTGTTTCTACTTGCTGACTTGAGAGTGGTTTTTGATGTCTTCTGAGGTGCTGAGTTGTGCACTCCAGCTCATCAGCAACACTAAGTGTGTGGGCACAAGATGACCTCACTGCCTTTCTGCTTTTGGCTTCTAGAACACACAAAGGTTGAACTCTGCAATAAGCCTGCTTACTTTTATAAGTGTTAAAGTTATAAGTGTAGAGCATTCTCACAAGTACAGGTGACTCTTGGCAGAGTTAAGTGACGCAGTGGAATATAATCTTCACCTTGCAACAGCCTAAATCTTCTAAATCCTTTTCTGGCAAGTTTCTTTGATTTCCAACAGCAGGCTGATCTACTGCAATTTGTTGTTTCAGTGCAAGCTGCCAACGCTATGATCCATAGACTCCAAGAGAGAGAGTGTGAAGCAAGAAAGGTAaaggatgggtggatggatagatttttgttttgtgatcGAAGAGTCTTGTGCTTCACAGCAAGTTTGTCTGCCTTCAGTACAGCAAAacttaaaaacatatttttctataCCTTATATACTGGCAGTAAAACTTCTCTTGGGTTGATTTCTGCACTTATAAAATGCTCACTGCAAAGTTAGTGGATCTAGCTAACTCTTTCTACAATCTCCTGATACAtggaaactattttttttatttcctttgctttatttttcctcctagCTCAGACTATAACATTTGTCACATACAGGGAAAGCTTAAATataaaaaacttattttctgtGGAACAAAAAACATCTACTAACCTACCAGAATGGAAATGTAAATCTTTCCTAGTTAGCTGAGAACATTGACCATATTATATGTATTGCTTGTTGAAAAGGAAgtgttttttttcacttgtggATGGGTTATTTAATGAAGAGGTATATTATAGGAACATGCGAATCATTGGAACCTTTTCAGTTGGCTACACTTTGCTTATTTGAAATACATGTGCTCTGAATCTAAAACCTGGAAAATTATATGTGAAACTAGTTTCATGTATTCCCAATCCTACTTCTTTATTGTATTCCTGTGTTATCTCTTTACTTGCAAAATGCTGTTGATTATAATTTAGTTCAGGAAAAACCAACGACATTTCCATGGCCATCAAGCAAAACAGGCTGTGCATTCATGGATGTAAGCTGATagtcatgtttttctttccttttttgcaaCTGATGAAGATGGGCAGTCCAGTTGCAATTGAATACTGGTACTGGGCAAACAGCACACGTCTGAGCACTGACAGAGTTTGCTTGTGTCTGACACTAGAGTAGATACTCATAGAGAGGTAGTAAATGCTTACAGTTCTGCTCCTGTTTGTTCAAAGTAAAACTTTAATAAGAAATTTATAACTTAGAAAATGAACAGTCACTTAGTAAGAATGGTGactgttcttttttaaaaatattggcTGGATGtttccactctttttttttttttcttttaatatgtAGTGGAAGAGTAGTTACAGGTATCCAGGATTTGTAGCATTTCTTAAAGTTTGCATAGTACAACTCTCTGGCTTGAAACTTTCCAAATGGGTGTAGTAACATGTAggtagctttttaaaatatatagcTAAATGTTGTCATTGTAGCGCAGCCACTTGAGGAGAAATAactttttcttacttttctgaaataatgtgttctgaaaaaataatgagattttGGCAGAAAGTGGTGTTAGGTTTGGGTAGGTGGTGTGTAATTGTGTCAAAAAGTTTCAAATGTTTCAAAATTTCGATGTTTCAAAACCTGTTGAAAACAATGTAGTGTACCTGTCAAACTTAGTGTGCACTTGTGTTTCTCGTCAGGAGATGTTACTGTATTGGGTGCAAACAAAATGGATCTTGGTATAATGTTAAGTGTATCAAAAGCTGCACTGAAAAAAAGTATTGTTTGTAGCCTGTGCTGTGTGATCTTGAAGAACAGCAGAGAGTGTTTAAGGATACATAAATGGGTTCCCAGTGCCTTTAGTTGACAAAAATGCCACACATAAGAAACAGTCATTCCTGATACACCGAAAAGGAGAGAGGCTAAAAAAAGTACCATTAATCCTCTGTTTTGCTACGAGATGGAGCAAATGGAAGAACAACAGCCTAGGTTTATTTTGGCTTCTGCACTTGTAGTATAAGGGGGCCAGATTGTCAATACAGCTTGTAAGCAATCCACAGAATTACATTGTGTTTTGTCATGTGCATTGGATGTGTGTATGATCTCTTTTTCCGGATATctagacttttcttttttttcaagataAGATAGTGAATAGAATTAGACTTAGCAGAAGCCAAGCAGTAGGAAAATAtaagaggaaaaataacttATTTATAAAGGAAGACATTAATCACAGTGAGAGCTAGCTGGCTAAAACAGAAACACTAGCTGCCAGTTTCAAAACATTTAATATTGCTGTTATCATATTTTATAGAAATAGCATCATTGCTAATACAATCACATTAATAGTGTTGCACTATTTTGGATTggccaaacaaaaataaatgttttctttttagtttcCCCTTTCCATATGTTTTCATGCTAGTTTCCAGATACTTTAACATTGTGTAGCTCTCATTAACCCTCCTGTTTTACTATGGAAATGGTTGTTAAAAGCT
This Haemorhous mexicanus isolate bHaeMex1 chromosome 1, bHaeMex1.pri, whole genome shotgun sequence DNA region includes the following protein-coding sequences:
- the BLOC1S5 gene encoding biogenesis of lysosome-related organelles complex 1 subunit 5, with translation MSGASPASPGRGGAAAPPLADRRRDSPAAGSPIQPIIKDVGEVYSRLLDHRPVIQGEIRYFVKEFEEKRGLRELRVLENLKNTIFEANERVLPKCEQAMQDNLSETFKRLQAANAMIHRLQERECEARKLQADKVMAREEKCIAHWEEFMKEQQKKRAEVDEEHRKAMERLKEQYSEMEKELAKYASF